One Arvicanthis niloticus isolate mArvNil1 chromosome X, mArvNil1.pat.X, whole genome shotgun sequence genomic window, GAAGCTATCATTGTAATGAAGATACTGAACACAGTCATCCCAACCAAGTGTTTTCTATTAGCTCTTTCTAATTCTTGCTTCCCCGCCCTGGATCCTTCTTGAGGCAATCTCTGGCCCACAATTTGACACCATACATCAGTTTGTATTTTACGAGACTATTATATAAAGTGGAGTCTTATAGCATGTACTCTTTATAGAGGTTGTCTAGATTCTTTTATATACTATAGTTATTTTGGTGACTTtcttttttgcagtgctggggatggaacccaggacttcaaGCTAAATGTGTACTTTATACTACTGACCTATGTACCTCCAGTCCATACCATAATCATTTTTGAGTTCAAATTAGTCATCCTTTTATATTGCTAAGTCGTGTGTGtgcattagagagagagagagagagagagagagagagagagagagagagctaggtaGTACTCAGTGTCTTGTTtttgctagacaagcactctcctCTTTGCTCCAACCTCTAACCTCAACCACATCTTTTGATAAAGTCTCCCGAGGCCCCTGCTCTCTTCTGAGTGTGTAGTCAAGCTGTGTAGCCAAATGACCCCGAATTCctgatcctgcctcagcttcccaagtagctgAGATTCAGGACTGTGTCACTTACACCCAACATTTacgttttggttgttgtttgagATTGTGGGGGTTGGGGAACGTCTTACCATATAGCTTTGGCTGGCCAAGAGTTCTCATTTTCCAGTctccagaacaaaaggaaataaatttgTATGGTTTCAGCCACCCACTCTGTCATATTTTGTTCTGGTTGCCCAAGGAGAAACCGACAAGAAACAACAGCTTCATAAACACTTGTACTCAAGTCTTTTGATAAGCACTTCCAAATGTGGGTAGATCATATGTGCatattttgttagttttctttctgATAGCTTAttgtttaaaatggaaaaatccCGACAAGTTGTTTTCTGAAGCTAGTGTCCCATTGTACACATCTAGCTGGCTACTTGAGTTCCATTTCCTGCATATCTTGTTTAATTCAGGCTTTGCAGTTTTAACCAGTTTCCAGTTAAGAGAAGCAGATGTGCCTGGGGCAGAGCGAGGCTAAACTCTTGATTTTACAGCTCCCATAACCAAGCCTCCTTGCCTGCAGCCAGGTAGGTCACCTCCTGGTCCCGGCGCCAGGCCTGGGACTGGCCAGACAACAGCAGCGTCCAGGCCTGGGCTAGGAGCCAGGTGAGCGTGGCCCTGCGCTAAAAACTAGTCATCGGGCTGCCCTGAGTCCACCAGGCTCACCACAAGCCATGGACTCTCGCGCTGGGAACACCGCAGATCCTAGAGGGAGCAGAAGAGGTACTGGCTTGGGtggagaaaaaagggaaggagccGTCCCAGGCCACCCACTCTTTGCCTGAGGACTTCTAATCATGTCCACCTCACAAGTGGTAAACAGAAGCCTTGGTGACCATGCACTCCTGGCAATAGCCAGGAGCCCAGGGATGGAAACCTTGTTTTAGGTCTCCTACCTACagtctcaagtgtgtgtgtgtgtgtgtgtgtgtgtgagagagagagagagagagagagagagagagagagagagagagagagagagagagagagagagagagaaagagagagagagagagagagagaggtgtcacATCAGACTCAGACTCAGGAGACCTATCTCACGAAGACCTATCTCATGTGTCTAGGAAGAAAAACCTGGAGGCATCTGCTTATTCTAGGCAGGCAGGGTGTGTAGGGAATtaagtgggtgggttggggatcTGAGGAGGGGGAATCTGGGGATGCTTGCACCTTGAGGAGACACTGGGCCTTTAAGGGAACTCTTGGGGGGAGCTGGGATTCACTAGTATACTGAAGGTGAAATTTGGGAATTCAAGGTTGTTTGCGAGGAGGAGTTTATGTGGGAGAAGCAGGGTCCCTGGATACATGGCGAAAGAAGTTTGTCATTTAGTATTATTACTAGGGGACAGTATGGTGAGCTCCAAACAAATAAATCTGTTGAATGCTCAGAGGCATCCAGGTCTATTGCTGTCGAATGGCTACCTTCGGGGACTTTACGGGGTAAGGCAGCGGGCAGTGCGTACACTCGCGGCGGTAGGGGGTTCCAGGAGAGGAGGGGACTGTCGGCCACCCCCGAACTAGTGACCAGGGGTCTCTTGATATCTGGAGGGGCATTtctaggtctttggacaaagaaATCGCTCAGGTCGGGACTCCACCGCTCTGGGTCCAAGATGACTTGTCTCCTTTTCCTGGGCAGGAGCTGGCTTACAGGGGTCCGGGAGCCCCCGAGCTCGGCAGCTCCTGGAGCGGCTGGATGCGCGCCCCCTGGCGGCACGAGCCGCCGCAGACTTGTCAGCGCTAGTACGAAAGGCGGGCGCTACATTGCGCCTGCGCCACAAGGAGGGTAGGTACATGGACTTGGTAGGGCGGGGCAGGAGGGGCTGGGCTTCTAGCTAGCCCAAGGATTGTTAGATAGTGTGATTCCGCCTGGAGGGGTTCGGAACGAGCGAGACCTTGGGAATTAGAGTGTATTCCTTTAGGGTTATTGTGATAGCTGAGTTTCAGAAGATTTGTGGAAAGTGCTGGGTTGGATGGTTATTAAAGTCAGCTGGGCTCTGACTTGGCATTCGCAATCTTGAATATTTGGCAGCTGTAGCCACCggcaacacatacacaaacaaacctGGGTGTAGGAGGGGGCCTAATTGGGAAGAAGAGTTAGCAGGAGTGGGAGCAGGTTAAAAGTACATAATGGGGCTGAGCAGtaatactttaatcccagcactcaagagaggTAGatgcaggtggatggatctctgtgagttcgaggccagcctggcctacagagcaagttccaggacagctagagttaCAACaaaaactctgtctggaaaaacaaacaaacgaacaaacaaagaAAGTGCATAATGGAAGTAAGGTTGATTTCAATACATTTTATACATCTGTGAAACTGTACCCAATGTTATTTCCAAAGAGGAGGCACTTAGAAGAAATGATTTCTTTGCAAAAAAAGTGAGTCTGAGggttggcgagatggctcagtggttaagagcactgactgctcttccagaggtcctgagttcaattctcagcaacgacatggtggctcacaaaccctctttaatgggatccaatgccctcttcttgtgtgtctgaagacaactacagtgtactcatataaataaataaataaacaaatatttaaaaaaaaaagaggtgagtCTGAAATGCCAGTCAAAGTGTGGAAGCTCTGAACACATTAGAGGcagatttttgtttgcttggttttgtgtgtgtgtctaaagataaaatttttatttaattttactttagagactgggtctctctatgtagccctgcctgttccagaacttactatgtaaaccaggctggactagagctcaaagatccacctgcctctgcctcctgagtgctgggattaaagacatgcaccaccgcatctgacttatttattttctttctttttttaaaaacaataatttatttagctttattttatgtgcgtTGGTGTCAAGGTGGCAGGCcccttggaactgtagttataaacagatgtaagctgccatgtgggtgctgggaattgaacccgggttctttggaagagcagtcagtgctcttaaccactgagacatctttccagccctacttacttattttcaagtgtgtgtgtgtgtgtgtgtgtgtgtgtgtgtgtgtgtgtgtgtgtaggtaggtataTACACATGAGCATATCAGATTTACCAGTTTCAGGcagttgcgagccaccatgtgtgttctggaacctgaactctggtctttaGAAGGAGTAGTGGgaactcttaactgttgaactatctctccagtcccttttgTTTCACAAGACTAGGTCTCATGATGGAGACCACATTGGTCTCAAATTTGAGCCAATACTTCTGCGTCAGCTTCTAGAACGCTGGGATTAGTCTTCTGCTGTTGGTGGATCTTGACATGTGAGAAAAGAAGTGAAATTTGCAGGTTAATTAGAGGCTGTGGTCtacattctcagaaaaaaaaaatcttggaatgGCAACCTTCCTAGGaggctttactttttttttaaattaaatatattgtatttatttgattCTTTGGGTCCTGGGACCAAACTCAGGGTGTGGCACATGCTAGTCCCATTACCAATAAGCTACAGTCACACTTAGGGTGTTACTTAATGCGTGCAGTCTATATGTTCTTCACATGTGGAGGGAAACTATGGAGGACTGTTCTCATGGATggcacaagaagaagaaggagccaGGACAGCTTTTTCTATAGGCTCAGCCTTAGAGATTACTAGAGGAGGAGAATGGGAGAGTGATTTCTAAATAGTTAAATGGTGGGCCAGTCTGTGTGAGTTGTATAAGTGGGCAAATAGATGAGGTTGAAATGTTAATTGGCGGGGCTAGAGAGATAttgttctgtggttaagagcactggctgctcacaGAGAagaaccaggttcaattcctagcacacgtgcacacatggtggctcacaatgtcattccagttccagagcatctgacaTCAGGTTACACAAGTGGTACATAACCATACCTGtgagcaaaacacccatacacataaaatgaaaagaatatttaCAAAGTTAATCCAGGAGTCCTAAGTTGGTTTCCATGTCACATCTTTTGATGTCCCTCTTTATCTCTTTCATATCTAAGCTGTTAGTGGTCTGGACTCTGCAGATATAGAAGTCACAGACAGTCGCTTGCCTCATGCCACTCTCGTGGAACATCGACCCCAGGTACTCAATGCAATGTCCTGTGTTAACCTTTTGCTTTTGTTGAATTTTAGACAGGGCAtcctctatagcccaggctggccttgaacttgataggTAGACTAGGCTATACTCAAACTCATGGTAATCCCTCTGCCTTAGACTCcccaatgctaggattataggcatgtacttcctacactgtgctggctagtcttatgtcaacttgacataagctagactatcaggaaggaaggaacatcaattgagaaaatgcctccataagatccagctgtgagacattttctcaattagtgattgatggaagaaggcccagcccattgtgggtgtcaTCTTCCTTGGGCTGGTGATCCTAGATTCCATAAAGAGACCAGACCGACTAGGCaattgtggcacatgcctttaatcccagcacttgggaggcagaggcaggtggatttctgagttcgaggccagcctggtctacagagtgagttccaggacaaccagtgctacacagaaaaaccctgtcttgcaaagaagaacgaaaaaaaaaaaaaaagtcggctgagcaagctatggggaaCAGGCCAGCAGGCAGCACCCTCCACGGCTTCTGCATCAGGACCTGTCTCCatattcctgccctgcttgagttcctgttctgacttttttgtgatgaactgtgatgtggaagtgtaagccaaataaatccttccctccccaagttgctttggtcatggtgtctcgtcACAGCAATTATAATCCTGACTAAGGTACACACCCAGCTAATTTATGTATACTCTTGCTCTTTTTCCAGCACCAAAGGTATGAGACTTTGGGTACATGTGTGGAGCCACTTCCAGTCACCCAGAATAAGGCAAGCTATGCTTTGAAACTACCCCAAGCCACTGGCCGATTTTCTGTGGATCTGGTCCGAGGTCCTGCAGGCTTTGGTCTCACTTTAAGTGGAGGCCGAAACCTATCTGGGGATGCTCCATTGGCCGTGAGTGGACTGTTGAAGGATGGGCCAGCACAGCGGTGTGGACGTTTGCAGGTCAGCTCCAAGCAACGGTCCATCCATAGATATGTTCCTTATTCTTGTCCAGTCTCCATCAGCCCTTCATACCGCATCGTGTTCTTGCAGGCTGGTGACCTCGTGCTCTATATCAATGGACAGTCGACACAGGCGCTCACTCATGCCCAGGTGGTGGAGCGGATTCGAACTGGAGGCCCCCGCCTTTGCCTGGTACTCCAACGGCCTCAACAGATGGACGGCAGTAGGAGTGAGGAGGCTGGAGGGCATCAGAAGACAGGTGAAGTGGTGGATttcccagagaggcagagatcagagaggggaaggggtggCTCCGAGAGGGGAAAAGCTGGATCCTGGGTAGAAAGGAGTTGGTGGTCTCAGTGGGGTACTGTAAAGGTCCAGTGTCTGGATGGGGCTATATACGATTTCACGAAGTCTGGAACAGGGAGGTAAACCATCCCAGGGTAAAAACTTCATAGAGGATGCTTTTGAGGTCTTGGGAGAGGAGAGTCCCAGGTTAAAGCCTtaaagtgcccccccccccccccagaaagaAAAGTCTTAGTCCTTAGAGAAGGCTGCATGGGATATAGAGACTGGGAATGTTGACGTTTGAGACGTGGTTCAGTGGGCCACGTGGCTTCCATCTCCTCTTTTACAGAGTAGGGAGTTTACTCATGAGATAAATAAAGGGAGCTGGCAAGACAGCTCAGTAGATGAAggttgccaccaagcctgatgacatcgAGTtcgatccctagaacccacacagtggCAGGAGAGACCTGATCCGCACAAGGCACAAGTTGggcacaagttgtcctctgacctccatatgacCCCTTCCCCCAATGTTTAAGAACTGATCAGTAACCGAAAGAGCAAGGAATCAAAggaggagaggtgagagagaagagattCAAAACAGTCACACGGGGAAAGCTTCGTGGTTCAAAGGCTAAGGTCAGGGTTTGATTGCCTTTGGGCACTGATCTCTGTGGGGCATGTCCTAGTTTGAAGGGGTCTATCTGGA contains:
- the Magix gene encoding PDZ domain-containing protein MAGIX, giving the protein MDSRAGNTADPRGSRRGAGLQGSGSPRARQLLERLDARPLAARAAADLSALVRKAGATLRLRHKEAVSGLDSADIEVTDSRLPHATLVEHRPQHQRYETLGTCVEPLPVTQNKASYALKLPQATGRFSVDLVRGPAGFGLTLSGGRNLSGDAPLAVSGLLKDGPAQRCGRLQAGDLVLYINGQSTQALTHAQVVERIRTGGPRLCLVLQRPQQMDGSRSEEAGGHQKTDRSPDPRGSRMMESRSTISPVHHRPKTRTSPGPSPEAVAIDHVVRAAEHPTEDLEDRIPGTPGPWLVPSEDRLSRALGVRGGGVQLAQEVAAGRRRH